A genomic stretch from Gemmatimonadota bacterium includes:
- a CDS encoding HAMP domain-containing sensor histidine kinase, whose protein sequence is MSNTLNTHLDIESRFQMALQHARGAAPGSGDYKKAVEHLEHILSVDDQGEEMDRVCFLLGSLLDDFPENVSRAIAVYRRGLEADPLFAPGHNNLGVLLMQNGQILSALGEFKIAIHLEPDYMLPYRNLARLLFQHMSPAQMEREYASITEEFGVRASTSILARLSLELIDLGRAQVYESLYTHGHRIKNLMGLSGSRMRRAIRNLPPHSDGLDDLKDIAHEQEHIYNQWVAYLRSMKQDTMNPALVDVSQLIEKMTHKLSARAGNKELIFAAEPHVPQVKADAGMLSEAVTNLTLNAIEAVEDNGVVRVQVGADTERSSVYIEVEDNGPGIPENLQTRIFDPGFSTRERGNGYGLSICSRIAAAHRGTLRVISRPGAGAVFRIDLPVDFEVSTQQDSIGLQHSVPDTSRDPIAEEFIQ, encoded by the coding sequence CCCGTTTCCAAATGGCGCTGCAACACGCACGCGGGGCAGCGCCAGGCTCGGGCGACTACAAAAAAGCGGTTGAACACCTCGAACACATTTTGTCTGTCGATGACCAGGGCGAAGAAATGGACCGCGTCTGTTTTTTGTTGGGCAGCCTGCTCGATGACTTTCCGGAAAACGTATCTCGAGCCATCGCCGTTTACCGCCGGGGTTTGGAAGCCGATCCCCTCTTTGCGCCCGGGCATAACAACCTGGGCGTTTTGCTCATGCAAAATGGGCAAATCCTGTCGGCTCTTGGCGAATTTAAAATCGCCATACACCTCGAACCCGATTACATGCTGCCCTATCGCAACCTCGCCCGATTGCTCTTTCAACACATGAGCCCGGCACAAATGGAACGCGAATACGCAAGCATCACCGAAGAATTTGGCGTCAGGGCATCGACGAGCATTCTCGCCCGCCTATCTCTCGAACTCATAGACCTTGGGCGAGCACAGGTCTATGAAAGCCTCTACACGCACGGCCATCGCATCAAAAACCTGATGGGTCTCTCCGGCAGCCGAATGCGCCGCGCCATACGCAATTTACCGCCACATTCCGATGGCCTGGATGATCTGAAAGACATCGCACACGAACAAGAACACATCTACAACCAATGGGTCGCCTACTTGCGGTCTATGAAACAAGACACGATGAACCCCGCGCTGGTCGATGTGTCCCAACTCATTGAAAAAATGACCCACAAACTCTCTGCACGAGCGGGGAACAAAGAACTCATCTTTGCCGCCGAACCTCATGTGCCCCAGGTAAAAGCGGACGCAGGCATGTTATCTGAAGCCGTGACAAACCTGACCCTCAACGCCATCGAAGCCGTTGAAGATAATGGCGTGGTAAGAGTACAGGTCGGCGCCGATACAGAACGCAGTTCGGTTTATATTGAAGTGGAAGACAATGGCCCCGGCATTCCGGAAAATTTGCAAACCCGCATATTTGATCCCGGATTTTCAACGCGAGAACGAGGCAATGGCTATGGGCTGAGTATATGCTCTCGCATTGCAGCGGCACACCGCGGCACGTTGCGCGTAATCAGCCGCCCCGGTGCAGGCGCGGTTTTTCGCATTGACCTGCCCGTCGATTTTGAAGTCTCAACACAACAAGACAGCATTGGCCTGCAACACAGCGTACCCGACACCTCGCGCGATCCAATAGCTGAAGAATTTATTCAATAA
- a CDS encoding SDR family NAD(P)-dependent oxidoreductase — protein sequence MYANPHQIRRFENKIALITGGASGIGRATANRLSDEGAHAIIADLNAEMGNRAVSQIKEAGGKATFLQVDLSDDTSVRKAGRIVSETFSTLHILVNNAAILRQGNIEDGEWRQNWEPETRIVRGWVLLTEVLLPLLKKQGGAIVNTSSEGGFLGRKNLLVYDAIKASLVSMTKTMAYEFVDYGIRVNAIAPGWIVTEMHFGNAPDPQARRKELEETPISSCIMGRRAQPEEVASVIAFLLSEDASYITAQTIHVDGGRMGINLPKKK from the coding sequence ATGTACGCAAACCCACACCAAATAAGGCGTTTTGAAAATAAGATCGCCCTCATCACAGGCGGTGCTTCTGGCATTGGTCGGGCAACGGCAAATCGCCTATCGGACGAAGGCGCGCACGCAATCATCGCAGACCTGAATGCAGAGATGGGCAATCGCGCCGTATCTCAGATCAAAGAAGCCGGTGGCAAAGCCACATTTTTACAAGTCGATTTGTCAGACGATACATCCGTCAGAAAAGCGGGTCGGATCGTCTCGGAAACATTCTCCACACTTCACATACTCGTGAACAACGCCGCCATATTGAGACAAGGCAATATTGAAGACGGCGAATGGCGGCAAAACTGGGAACCTGAAACGAGAATTGTAAGAGGTTGGGTGCTGCTAACCGAAGTCCTCTTGCCCCTGTTAAAAAAACAGGGCGGCGCAATCGTCAACACCTCCTCGGAAGGGGGATTCCTCGGGCGCAAGAACCTGCTGGTCTATGATGCGATCAAAGCAAGCCTGGTTTCGATGACCAAAACAATGGCCTATGAGTTCGTTGACTACGGCATTCGCGTCAATGCCATAGCACCGGGCTGGATCGTCACAGAAATGCACTTTGGCAATGCTCCAGATCCGCAGGCGCGCAGAAAAGAACTGGAAGAAACACCGATCTCATCCTGCATCATGGGGCGGCGCGCACAACCCGAGGAAGTCGCCTCTGTCATCGCCTTCCTACTCAGCGAAGACGCCTCCTATATCACAGCCCAAACCATCCACGTTGACGGTGGACGCATGGGCATAAACTTGCCGAAAAAAAAATAA
- a CDS encoding cupin domain-containing protein — protein sequence MIISDLREIEGRQFPARRRTQPLAGAGTPIPTEEFSIGYVTFEPNGGQVPWHNQAQEEIYFVIEGEGEMCLGTERQTLKAGQAVYIPPGEYHQLTNTGDVPLKMIYCCAAGFVAHPQQEMTGTLPKAGIDVPPLPDGAQPQRTAPP from the coding sequence ATGATCATCTCAGACCTGCGCGAGATTGAAGGCCGACAATTTCCCGCACGCAGAAGAACACAGCCATTAGCAGGTGCTGGCACCCCCATCCCCACAGAGGAATTCTCCATTGGATACGTCACCTTTGAACCCAACGGAGGGCAGGTACCCTGGCACAATCAGGCACAGGAAGAAATCTACTTCGTCATCGAAGGCGAAGGCGAAATGTGTCTTGGAACCGAAAGACAAACCCTGAAAGCCGGTCAGGCCGTGTACATTCCCCCGGGAGAATACCATCAACTCACCAACACGGGTGACGTACCCCTGAAAATGATCTACTGCTGTGCAGCAGGTTTTGTGGCACATCCGCAGCAGGAAATGACCGGCACCCTGCCAAAGGCAGGCATTGACGTCCCCCCCCTGCCCGATGGCGCACAACCGCAGCGCACAGCCCCCCCATAA
- a CDS encoding DJ-1/PfpI family protein: MDKVLIIVGDATETVDTLYPFLRIQEDGFTPVVAGPDKRRYQMVLHEISPGWDITEEWKGYSINADIAFRDVDPSEYVGIFFSGGRAPEYIRDDPDLIRITRYFFEHNKPVASVCHGVEIPCRAGVVKGRRMACVWKCQFDLEVCGGIFVDEPCVIDGNLVSGRVWNDHGQYMKHWMNLLIEEREKMKTRETVAAD, encoded by the coding sequence ATGGACAAAGTTCTCATCATCGTAGGAGACGCCACAGAAACCGTCGATACCCTATACCCATTTCTCAGAATACAGGAAGACGGATTTACCCCCGTTGTCGCGGGACCAGACAAGCGGCGCTATCAAATGGTACTCCACGAAATTTCCCCCGGCTGGGACATCACCGAAGAATGGAAAGGGTATTCGATCAACGCCGACATCGCCTTTCGAGACGTTGACCCCTCCGAATACGTCGGCATCTTCTTCTCTGGTGGTCGCGCCCCCGAATACATTCGCGACGACCCCGATCTCATTCGTATCACGCGCTATTTCTTTGAACACAACAAACCCGTTGCCAGCGTCTGTCACGGCGTTGAAATCCCGTGTCGCGCAGGCGTAGTCAAAGGGCGACGCATGGCCTGCGTTTGGAAATGCCAATTTGACCTCGAAGTCTGCGGCGGCATCTTCGTCGATGAACCGTGCGTCATCGATGGCAATTTGGTCAGCGGTCGCGTGTGGAACGACCACGGACAGTACATGAAACACTGGATGAACCTGCTCATCGAAGAGCGCGAAAAAATGAAAACCCGCGAAACAGTCGCCGCCGATTAA
- the thiI gene encoding tRNA 4-thiouridine(8) synthase ThiI produces MTTNARFILIHYHEIGLKGKNRGKFERHLMTNITRALKDVPCGKLERLSGRMMLALTSESPIDVIRERLATVFGIANFSEAVIAKRNIEAIRETAWTLAQKTDFQSFKIVTRRGDKTFPLNSDQINRDVGKHIQTLSGARVLMDNPDLICFIEIAPQRIFIYAEKISAPGGLPVGSNERAVSLISSGIDSPVASYKIMKRGVKLTYVHFHSQPYTNRNSQRNTEDLVRLLTRHQYVSDLYLVPFVEIQRHIMMRAPASYRVILYRRAMLRIAEAVAQKVNALALVTGENVGQVASQTLSNMRVIEEVTPLPILRPLAGDNKEEIINEARRIGTYHISIEPYEDCCSVFVPKHPETRANLEKVREIESALNLAPLIEQTLEQTERKTFKF; encoded by the coding sequence ATGACGACCAACGCCCGCTTCATACTCATACACTATCACGAAATTGGCCTCAAAGGCAAAAATCGGGGCAAATTTGAACGGCATCTGATGACCAACATCACCCGCGCACTCAAAGACGTACCCTGTGGAAAGCTCGAGCGTCTATCGGGTCGCATGATGCTCGCACTCACCTCAGAATCGCCGATAGATGTCATCCGCGAACGACTCGCAACAGTCTTTGGCATCGCCAACTTTTCCGAAGCTGTGATCGCCAAACGCAATATCGAAGCCATTCGAGAAACAGCCTGGACACTCGCACAAAAAACCGACTTTCAATCCTTCAAAATCGTCACCAGACGCGGCGACAAAACCTTTCCGCTCAATTCGGACCAAATCAACCGGGACGTGGGCAAACATATTCAAACCCTGTCCGGTGCCCGCGTCCTGATGGACAATCCAGACCTCATTTGTTTTATTGAAATTGCCCCACAACGCATATTCATCTACGCCGAAAAAATCTCGGCACCAGGGGGGTTGCCCGTCGGTTCCAATGAACGCGCTGTAAGCCTCATTTCCTCGGGCATTGACTCACCCGTGGCTTCTTACAAAATTATGAAACGCGGTGTCAAACTGACTTATGTGCATTTTCACAGCCAGCCCTATACCAATCGCAACTCCCAGCGCAACACCGAAGACCTCGTGCGACTCCTCACCCGGCATCAATACGTGTCGGACCTGTACCTGGTGCCATTTGTCGAAATTCAACGCCACATCATGATGCGAGCACCTGCGAGCTATCGCGTCATTCTCTACCGCCGCGCCATGCTGCGCATAGCAGAAGCCGTTGCCCAAAAAGTCAATGCCCTCGCACTTGTCACTGGCGAAAACGTCGGGCAGGTCGCCTCGCAAACCCTGTCGAACATGCGCGTCATCGAAGAAGTGACCCCGCTACCCATCTTGCGTCCATTAGCCGGTGACAACAAAGAAGAAATCATCAATGAAGCACGGCGCATTGGCACATATCATATCTCCATCGAACCCTATGAAGATTGTTGTTCTGTCTTTGTACCCAAACACCCCGAAACGCGCGCCAATTTGGAAAAAGTCCGCGAAATCGAATCCGCGCTCAACCTCGCCCCCCTCATCGAACAAACCCTTGAACAAACCGAACGCAAAACGTTTAAGTTTTAG
- a CDS encoding LysR family transcriptional regulator: protein MNLYHLRYFLSVAQTGSFSQAAREMHVTQPTVSSGIAELEKTMGVRLFNRGGKRVALTMEGRTLVNYAMQIQDLVEEVEDHLQRRDVLPGEGFQFGAIDAAVTYLLPDILKDYRRAYPDVSLSAQVAPSRYLVDDLLMNRSEFAVISLPYDHPRVETVSIYRDSMPLVVGASHPFAARKKATLQEVVQEPLILFHTDSISRKIVDERFAEAGVSPGGVMEMRSPEAMRKLVEVGVGISFLPLLTVQESLSAGALKVVDVEGVAFSREIGVAWRRGRYFSAAIRYLIEAIFEAYQGLEVWHKKVGVVK, encoded by the coding sequence ATGAATCTTTATCATTTGCGTTATTTTTTATCTGTTGCACAGACCGGGAGTTTTAGCCAGGCAGCACGGGAGATGCATGTGACCCAGCCAACGGTGAGCAGTGGTATTGCGGAATTGGAAAAGACAATGGGGGTGAGGCTTTTTAACCGGGGTGGCAAGCGCGTGGCGCTGACAATGGAAGGGCGCACGCTGGTGAATTATGCGATGCAGATTCAGGATCTGGTCGAAGAGGTAGAAGACCACTTGCAGCGGCGCGATGTGTTGCCGGGAGAGGGGTTTCAGTTTGGCGCAATTGATGCGGCTGTGACGTATTTATTGCCGGATATTTTGAAGGATTACAGGCGTGCTTATCCCGATGTTTCTCTGTCTGCACAGGTGGCGCCCTCGCGCTATCTGGTAGATGACCTGCTGATGAATCGCTCTGAGTTTGCGGTTATTTCACTGCCTTATGATCATCCGCGGGTGGAGACGGTGTCGATTTATCGGGATTCTATGCCGCTGGTGGTGGGGGCATCTCATCCTTTTGCTGCACGAAAAAAAGCGACTTTGCAAGAGGTGGTGCAAGAGCCTTTGATCCTGTTTCACACGGATTCCATATCGCGCAAAATTGTGGATGAGCGTTTTGCAGAAGCAGGCGTGTCCCCCGGCGGGGTGATGGAGATGCGAAGTCCGGAGGCGATGCGAAAGCTGGTAGAGGTCGGTGTTGGGATTTCTTTTTTGCCTTTGCTAACTGTGCAGGAGTCCCTGAGTGCCGGGGCGTTAAAGGTGGTGGATGTGGAGGGGGTGGCATTTAGCCGAGAGATCGGCGTGGCGTGGCGGCGAGGACGCTATTTTAGTGCGGCGATTCGGTATTTGATTGAGGCGATTTTTGAAGCGTACCAGGGGCTGGAGGTCTGGCATAAGAAAGTGGGGGTTGTAAAATGA
- a CDS encoding PP2C family protein-serine/threonine phosphatase produces the protein MALDIPVRANLQYFRCLNDSISTWASHLPFLFLASFLAILLSAISGTLLLGSLYAGFAIMILRAQQGEQPRMRDLFGQIIRFVRFFSMNIFIFLFFILGFVLIVALVFVNSDFFAFLLNAFKQVVARETTWDIPAAPENIGRFLEDKNIIYYAVIPAACLLFLPGLIFVVKCFYIYLLAADRGVHIDEAYVESRKAVERYGFFRHCALILTALGILAGSIALTRDIIDNAFVQFCIFALFQPLALGIFASAYNQTLCEEARQWESYKQQFSEMRDELQTAHDMQMGLLPQSSPDLPGFAIDGTCIPANSVGGDYYTYRWLDEDKTKLGIVVADVSGKAMEAAVTAVRFNEMLRYECQNRVAPADILDGLNDSLEGQIEHTTFITCCIVVLDVPTGEVTLASAGHCPPIHLSNQSQFIDITGYPLGIPALVRPQTPYRVEHLTLAPGDRLVLYSDGVVEAQNAKRNFFDDDRFIRCLERASIDQTPTDLIADLVANVKSFIGKARRTDDITLVILQRDLSLNS, from the coding sequence ATGGCTCTCGACATCCCCGTTCGGGCAAATCTCCAATACTTTCGCTGTCTCAACGACAGCATATCCACCTGGGCGAGTCACCTGCCCTTTTTGTTTCTCGCTTCATTTTTGGCAATACTCCTGAGTGCGATATCGGGCACTTTGCTCCTGGGCAGCTTATATGCGGGCTTTGCCATCATGATCTTGCGCGCGCAACAAGGGGAACAACCCCGTATGCGAGATCTATTTGGGCAAATCATTCGCTTCGTCCGTTTTTTTTCGATGAACATTTTTATCTTCCTGTTCTTTATTCTCGGCTTCGTCCTCATTGTAGCGCTGGTTTTTGTGAACAGTGATTTCTTTGCATTCCTGCTCAATGCATTCAAACAGGTCGTCGCCCGGGAAACGACCTGGGATATCCCCGCTGCACCAGAAAACATTGGAAGATTCTTAGAAGACAAAAATATTATTTATTATGCCGTCATTCCGGCAGCTTGCCTCTTATTTTTACCCGGCCTCATTTTTGTTGTCAAATGCTTCTACATCTATCTTCTGGCAGCAGACAGGGGAGTACACATTGATGAAGCCTATGTCGAAAGCCGCAAAGCCGTTGAACGCTACGGTTTTTTTCGCCACTGTGCGCTTATACTCACCGCGCTCGGAATTCTTGCAGGCTCAATCGCACTCACCAGGGACATCATCGATAATGCCTTCGTCCAGTTCTGTATCTTCGCCCTCTTTCAACCCCTCGCGCTTGGAATTTTCGCATCGGCTTACAACCAGACCCTTTGCGAAGAAGCGCGACAGTGGGAGAGCTACAAACAACAATTTTCCGAAATGCGCGATGAATTGCAAACAGCGCACGACATGCAAATGGGTCTATTGCCGCAATCCAGTCCCGACCTGCCTGGTTTTGCAATCGACGGAACCTGTATTCCCGCCAACAGCGTCGGCGGGGATTACTATACGTACCGCTGGTTGGATGAAGACAAAACAAAACTCGGCATCGTCGTTGCCGATGTTTCTGGCAAAGCCATGGAAGCAGCCGTGACCGCTGTGCGTTTCAATGAAATGCTCCGCTATGAATGCCAGAATCGCGTTGCGCCAGCTGATATTCTCGACGGTCTTAATGACTCACTGGAAGGTCAAATTGAACACACGACATTTATCACCTGTTGTATTGTTGTGCTCGACGTACCCACAGGCGAAGTCACGCTTGCAAGCGCAGGACACTGTCCTCCTATCCACCTATCCAATCAATCTCAATTTATCGACATCACGGGATATCCCCTGGGGATCCCGGCACTCGTACGCCCCCAAACGCCATATCGCGTTGAGCATTTAACACTCGCGCCCGGTGATCGTCTCGTACTCTACTCCGATGGTGTTGTCGAAGCCCAAAATGCCAAACGCAACTTCTTTGACGACGACCGATTTATACGTTGTCTCGAACGCGCATCCATAGATCAGACACCCACAGACCTGATTGCCGACCTCGTAGCCAATGTCAAATCCTTTATTGGCAAAGCGCGGCGCACCGACGACATAACCCTCGTTATACTCCAGCGCGATTTATCCCTTAACTCCTGA
- a CDS encoding inositol-3-phosphate synthase: MSSKVRVAIIGAGNCASSLVQGIEYYKNASEDDFIPGLMHPNLGGYHIRDIEFSAAFDVNAEKVGKDLSEAIFAHPNNTIKFADVPHLDVPVYRGMTHDGLGKYLDQVITKAEGDTVDIAETLKATRTDVVVNYLPVGSEQATKWYVEQVLQAGCAFVNCMPVFIASAGHWPERFEKRGLPLIGDDIKSQVGATITHRVLTRLFRERGVKLTKTYQLNFGGNTDFYNMLERERLESKKISKTQAVTSQLDYDLGEDNIHVGPSDHIPWLEDRKWCHIRMEGETFGGVPLNLELKLEVWDSPNSAGVVIDAVRLCKLALNHGLKGPLMGPSSYLMKSPPKQFSDDQAREMTSDFIRQYGLKE; the protein is encoded by the coding sequence ATGTCCTCCAAAGTCCGAGTCGCCATCATCGGTGCAGGCAACTGTGCATCCTCCCTCGTACAGGGCATCGAATACTACAAAAACGCTTCTGAAGATGATTTCATCCCCGGATTGATGCACCCCAACCTGGGTGGCTATCACATCCGCGACATTGAATTTTCCGCAGCCTTTGACGTCAATGCGGAAAAAGTGGGCAAAGACTTGAGCGAAGCCATCTTTGCACATCCCAACAACACCATAAAATTTGCCGATGTCCCCCACCTCGACGTTCCCGTTTACCGCGGCATGACCCACGATGGACTGGGCAAATACCTCGATCAAGTCATCACAAAAGCCGAAGGCGACACCGTTGACATTGCCGAAACCCTCAAAGCCACGCGCACAGACGTCGTCGTCAATTACCTGCCCGTGGGCAGCGAACAGGCCACCAAGTGGTATGTGGAACAAGTCCTCCAGGCCGGATGTGCCTTCGTCAACTGCATGCCCGTCTTTATCGCCAGTGCCGGACACTGGCCCGAGCGCTTTGAAAAACGCGGCCTGCCCCTCATCGGCGACGACATCAAATCACAGGTCGGTGCCACCATCACCCACCGCGTGCTCACCCGCCTGTTCCGCGAACGCGGCGTCAAACTCACCAAAACGTATCAGCTCAATTTTGGCGGCAACACCGACTTTTACAACATGCTCGAGCGCGAACGCCTGGAATCCAAAAAAATCTCCAAAACACAGGCCGTCACCTCTCAACTCGACTACGACCTGGGCGAAGACAATATCCACGTTGGTCCCAGCGATCACATCCCCTGGTTGGAAGACCGCAAATGGTGTCATATCCGCATGGAAGGCGAAACCTTTGGCGGCGTGCCACTCAACCTGGAACTCAAACTCGAAGTCTGGGACTCACCGAACTCAGCAGGCGTGGTCATCGACGCAGTCAGACTCTGCAAACTCGCCCTCAACCACGGACTCAAAGGTCCCTTGATGGGACCATCGTCTTACCTCATGAAATCGCCCCCCAAACAATTTAGCGACGATCAAGCTCGCGAAATGACGAGTGACTTTATTCGCCAGTACGGCTTAAAAGAATAA
- a CDS encoding sigma-54 dependent transcriptional regulator yields the protein MTEIIVADDQIEVLDMLIRSLREDTRKIHAFSTGREALTYLQQHPNQIGLAILDLDYGPDEPDGLEILPQMLKSVPDLPVIMLTGQGTIDTAVAALRLGATDFIEKDFYIEDKIELSLEKLDRVYQALRENAQLRAEVQDLGRENQFYRDEFGKRYQIIGSSPKLQQILQRAQTVAPIPRPALITGEPGTGKELVAAAIHYNSDRKDRPFVKVNCAAIADQLLESELFGHEKGAYTGATEARPGKFEAASGGTLFLDEIGNTTPEFQQNVLRAIEYSEIQRVGSATPIFIDVRVIAATNTDLETEIAEGRFRQDLYDRLRFEVLHMPPLRERREDIPALADYFVAQIVEEVPGLQKRDFSDAAIERLMTYRWPGNVRELKFAAERAACVARGTEIEPGDLPPEVSQQAPQSPELSDGFESQVQSFELSLLRRILDKVSWNQREAAKQLKLSYDQFRHLYRKYKLNKEKP from the coding sequence ATGACTGAAATTATCGTTGCTGACGACCAGATAGAAGTCCTCGACATGCTGATTCGAAGCCTGCGGGAAGACACGCGCAAGATCCATGCCTTCTCTACCGGACGCGAAGCGCTAACATATCTCCAACAGCATCCCAATCAGATTGGCCTGGCCATTCTCGACCTCGATTACGGGCCCGATGAACCCGATGGCCTCGAAATTTTACCACAAATGCTCAAATCGGTTCCCGACCTGCCCGTCATCATGCTCACCGGACAGGGCACAATAGATACAGCCGTGGCTGCATTGCGACTGGGCGCAACAGACTTTATTGAAAAAGACTTTTATATCGAAGACAAAATCGAACTCAGCCTTGAAAAACTCGACCGCGTTTATCAAGCACTCAGGGAAAATGCCCAACTGCGGGCAGAAGTTCAGGACCTGGGGCGCGAAAATCAATTCTACCGGGACGAATTTGGCAAACGCTATCAAATCATCGGCTCCAGCCCCAAACTCCAGCAAATCCTCCAGCGAGCGCAAACCGTAGCTCCCATCCCCAGGCCCGCGCTCATCACAGGCGAACCCGGAACGGGCAAAGAACTCGTCGCCGCTGCCATCCACTATAACAGCGACCGCAAAGACCGTCCCTTTGTCAAAGTCAATTGCGCCGCCATTGCCGACCAATTGCTCGAAAGCGAACTCTTTGGACACGAAAAAGGGGCTTATACGGGCGCAACAGAAGCCCGTCCAGGCAAATTTGAAGCCGCGAGTGGCGGCACCCTATTCCTCGATGAAATTGGCAACACCACCCCCGAATTTCAGCAAAATGTGCTGCGCGCCATTGAATATAGCGAAATCCAGCGCGTGGGCAGTGCGACACCCATCTTTATCGACGTGCGCGTTATTGCCGCCACGAATACCGATCTCGAAACGGAAATTGCCGAAGGCCGATTCCGCCAGGACCTCTACGACAGATTGCGCTTTGAAGTCTTGCACATGCCCCCGTTGCGCGAACGCCGAGAAGACATTCCCGCATTAGCCGATTATTTTGTCGCGCAAATTGTCGAAGAAGTACCCGGCCTTCAAAAACGCGATTTTTCCGATGCGGCAATAGAACGCCTGATGACATATCGCTGGCCGGGCAATGTGCGCGAACTCAAATTTGCGGCCGAACGCGCGGCCTGTGTCGCCCGAGGGACAGAGATTGAACCCGGAGATCTGCCCCCCGAAGTTTCTCAACAAGCGCCCCAATCACCCGAATTGAGCGACGGTTTTGAATCACAAGTGCAATCCTTTGAACTGAGTCTATTGCGGCGCATCCTCGATAAAGTCTCCTGGAACCAGCGCGAAGCCGCCAAACAACTCAAACTCAGCTACGACCAATTTCGCCACCTGTACCGCAAATACAAACTCAACAAAGAAAAACCCTGA